The following are encoded together in the Acanthochromis polyacanthus isolate Apoly-LR-REF ecotype Palm Island chromosome 14, KAUST_Apoly_ChrSc, whole genome shotgun sequence genome:
- the cog3 gene encoding conserved oligomeric Golgi complex subunit 3, producing the protein MLLLLTLVLSKVTMASTDQSLLDLTDKETREKLSLWDRRTDATAPLTEKQMDSVLEIRAAAETVSVPSELPIEDLCSLSSRSLQSSFTTTVPASTEDVLLKGFQMLDMENDRIETAQQFFAWFAKLQANMDQDESAKYRKTRFDLNCYQEQCDAILKDVTAALEHLDSLQKQYLFVSNKTGALHEACEQLLKEQSELVDLAESIQQKLSYFNELENINTKLNSPTLSVNSEGFIPMLSKLDDCIEYVSSHPNFKDYPVYLAKFKQCLSKAMHFMKIHIVNTMQNLTSQLTKRDPLGLANADNAFTLYYVKFRAAAPKVRSLIEQIEQRAEKIPEYHQLLDEIHQCYLDQREQLLSPCITSTITDLTNQNCKDHCALVRSGCAFMVHVCQDEHQLYNEFFSKPTPKLDELLEKLCLSLYDVLRPLIIHIIHLETLSELCSILKNEMLEDHVHNNAAQLGAFDAVVKQMLEDVQERLVYRTHIYIQTDITGYNPAPGDLAYPEKLEMMERIAQSLKEEQMKQMSQESIFSDVQLEDPDGRRNSNAGSVEASRLQTTVSPADLHGMWYPTVRRTLVCLSKLYRCIDRAVFQGLSQEALSACIQSLLKASDIILKNKTQIDGQLFLIKHLLIMREQIAPFHTDFAIKEISLDLKKTRDAAFKILNPKAVPKFFRLNSHNAILEFLLEGTPEIKEHYIDSKKDVDRHLKFSCEQFIQQQTQIFVGNLEEFLTKVSALKTMAIQGGPTYSLSQQPWAQPAKINDIVMATYRVMKSKLPSTLQSMSLYLANRDTEFILFKPVRNNIQQVFQRLHALLQEEYSGEDLQIVACPSMEQINLLLSVNK; encoded by the exons atgttgctgctgctgacgTTGGTGCTGTCCAAAGTAACGATGGCGTCCACGGATCAGTCCCTCCTGGATCTCACAGACAAGGAAACCCGGGAGAAACTGTCGTTATGGGATCGCCGCACCGATGCCACGGCTCCTCTCACGGAGAAACAAATGGACTCCGTCCTGGAGATCCGAGCTGCGGCTGAAACGGTCTCTGTGCCCTCAGAG ttgCCTATAGAGGACTTGTGCAGCCTGTCTTCGCGGTCATTGCAGTCCTCGTTCACAACAACTGTTCCTGCATCAACAGAGGACGTTTTGCTCAAAGGTTTCCAGATGCTTGATATGGAAAATGACAGGATAGAAACTGCACAACAG TTTTTTGCCTGGTTTGCCAAGTTACAGGCAAACATGGACCAAGATGAGAGCGCAAAATACAG GAAAACTAGATTTGATCTAAACTGCTATCAGGAACAATGTGATGCCATTCTGAAAgatgtcactgcagcacttGAGCATTTGGACTCCCTTCAGAAACAGTACCTGTTTGTGTCCAACAAGACCGGCGCCCTGCATGAGGCCTGCGAACAGCTCCTTAAAGAACAG TCAGAGCTTGTTGACCTGGCAGAGAGCATACAGCAGAAACTGTCTTATTTTAACGAGCTGGAAAACATAAACACg AAATTAAACTCGCCAACCTTGTCTGTAAATAGTGAAGGTTTCATCCCGATGCTCTCGAAATTGGATGACTGCATTGAATATGTTTCCTCACAT CCCAATTTCAAGGACTATCCGGTTTATTTGgccaagtttaaacagtgtctCTCAAAAGCTATGCACTTCATGAAGATCCACATTGTAAACACTATGCAGAATCTCACAAGCCAGTTAACAAAAAGG GATCCATTGGGTCTGGCAAATGCAGACAATGCCTTCACACTTTACTATGTTAAGTTTAGAGCAGCTGCACCTAAAGTTAGA TCACTGATTGAGCAGATAGAACAGCGAGCAGAGAAGATTCCAGA ATACCATCAGCTCCTTGATGAAATCCATCAGTGCTATCTTGACCAGAGGGAGCAGCTCCTGAGTCCCTGCATTACATCCACCATTACTGACTTGACCAACCAAAACTGCAAAGACCACTGCGCTCTG GTTCGCAGTGGCTGTGCCTTTATGGTCCATGTGTGTCAGGATGAGCACCAGCTGTACAATGAGTTCTTCTCCAAACCTACACCTAAACTAGA TGAGCTGCTAGAGAAGTTATGTTTGTCGCTGTATGATGTCCTCCGGCCTCTGATAATCCACATCATCCATCTGGAAACCCTGTCTGAGCTCTGCAGCATCCTCAAGAATGAGATGCTTGAAGACCACGTTCATAACAATG CTGCTCAGCTGGGGGCCTTTGATGCAGTCGTGAAGCAGATGCTGGAAGATGTTCAGGAGAGGCTGGTCTACAGGACTCACATTTACATCCAGACCGACATTACAGGCTACAACCCGGCTCCGGGGGATCTGGCCTACCCTGAGAAACTGGAGATGATGGAG AGAATTGCACAGAGCTTGAAGGAAGAGCAAATGAAGCAGATGTCACAAGAGTCCATATTTTCTGACGTACAGCTTGAGGATCCTGATGGTAGAAGAAACAGTAACGCTG GCAGTGTTGAAGCATCTCGTCTGCAGACAACTGTCTCTCCTGCTGATTTGCACGGCATGTGGTACCCTACTGTCAGACGAACGCTGGTTTGTCTGTCCAAGCTCTACCGATGTATAGAT AGAGCAGTCTTCCAGGGTTTATCTCAAGAAGCCTTATCTGCCTGCATCCAGTCCCTGCTTAAAGCTTCTGATATCATCCTTAAAAACAAG ACACAAATAGATGGGCAACTTTTCCTGATCAAGCACCTGCTGATAATGCGTGAACAGATTGCCCCATTTCACACCGATTTTGCCATCAAGGAAATCTCACTGGACCTGAAAAAAACGCGAG ATGCTGCCTTCAAAATCCTGAACCCTAAGGCTGTTCCCAAATTCTTCCGACTTAACAGTCACAACGCCATACTTGAATTCCTGTTGGAg GGAACACCAGAGATAAAGGAGCACTACATTGACTCTAAGAAGGATGTGGACCGGCACCTGAAGTTCAGCTGTGAGCAGTTTATCCAGCAGCAGACTCAGATCTTTGTGGGGAACCTTGAGGAGTTTCTCACCAAG GTTTCAGCTCTTAAAACTATGGCTATTCAAGGTGGTCCCACGTACAGTCTGTCTCAGCAACCTTGGGCACAGCCAG CGAAGATCAACGATATAGTGATGGCTACCTACCGGGTGATGAAGAGCAAGCTGCCAAGCACTTTACAGAGCATGTCCTTGTACTTAGCCAATAGAGACACAGAGTTCATCCTTTTCAAGCCTGTCCGG AATAACATCCAGCAGGTATTCCAAAGACTGCACGCCTTGCTTCAGGAGGAATACAGTGGAGAAGACCTTCAAATCGTTGCATGTCCATCTATGGAGCAG ATTAACCTACTGCTGTCTGTGAATAAGTAA
- the mid1 gene encoding E3 ubiquitin-protein ligase Midline-1 isoform X1, whose protein sequence is METLESELTCPICLELFEDPLLLPCAHSLCFNCAHRILVSHCTPSEPIQSISAFQCPTCRYVITLNQRGLEGLKRNVTLQNIIDRYQKASLSGPNSPNETRRERAVPDSRAMTSPSDRVQCQFCEQDPPQDAVKTCVTCEVSYCEECLKATHPNKKPFTGHRLIEPLLDSHLRGLMCLEHEDEKVNMYCVTDEQLICALCKLVGRHRDHQVAALGDRYDKLKKSPGRFLCVGREHSHQEADQQALDSNLSNLIKRTSELESLMGKLIQTCQHVEVNASRQENKLLEECDLLINIIQQRRQIIATKIKEGKSVRLRKLAQQIASCKQCIERSSSLITQADQTLKETDHTRFLQTAKSICERVSMATASSQILLPEINLNDTFDTFALDFTREKKMLESLDYLTAPNPPVIREELCTASYDTITVHWTSDDEFSVVSYELQYAIFTSQSNVVSLCNSADSWMIVPNIKQNHYTVHGLQCGTKYIFIVKAINQAGNRSSEPGKLKTNSQPFKLDPKSAHRKLRVSHDNLTVERDETSSKKSHSQDRFSSHSSYGVTGNVYIDSGRHYWEALIGGSTWFAVGIAYKSAPKHEWVGKNSASWVLSRCNNSWVVRHNSKEMPIEPSPHLRRLGVLLDYDTGSLSFYDAVGSQHLYTFDIAFAQPVCPVFNVWNRCLTILSGLPIPDHLEGTDYNN, encoded by the exons ATGGAAACACTGGAGTCGGAGCTGACCTGCCCAATCTGTCTGGAGCTTTTTGAGGACCCGCTGCTCTTGCCCTGCGCTCACAGTCTTTGTTTCAACTGTGCCCACCGAATCCTGGTCTCCCACTGCACCCCCAGCGAGCCAATTCAGTCCATCAGCGCCTTTCAGTGCCCGACCTGCCGCTATGTCATCACCCTCAACCAGAGGGGCCTAGAGGGACTCAAACGCAACGTAACCCTGCAGAACATCATTGATCGCTACCAGAAGGCTTCCTTAAGTGGACCTAACTCCCCAAACGAGACCCGGCGTGAGAGAGCCGTCCCCGACAGCAGAGCCATGACATCTCCCAGTGACCGGGTGCAGTGTCAGTTCTGCGAGCAGGACCCTCCGCAGGACGCCGTGAAGACCTGCGTAACCTGCGAGGTGTCGTACTGCGAGGAGTGTCTCAAGGCCACCCATCCCAACAAGAAGCCCTTCACGGGCCACCGTCTAATCGAGCCCTTGCTGGACTCCCATCTGCGAGGGCTTATGTGTCTGGAGCACGAGGATGAGAAGGTCAACATGTACTGCGTGACAGATGAACAGTTGATCTGTGCATTGTGTAAGCTGGTCGGCCGACACCGAGACCACCAAGTAGCAGCCCTCGGCGACCGATACGACAAGCTCAAG AAATCTCCTGGCCGCTTTCTCTGTGTGGGCCGTGAACATTCACACCAGGAGGCAGACCAG caagCCTTGGATTCCAACCTCAGCAATCTAATCAAGAGGACCAGTGAGTTGGAAAGTCTGATGGGCAAACTTATCCAAACCTGCCAACACGTGGAG GTAAATGCATCGCGGCAGGAAAACAAGCTGCTAGAAGAGTGTGACCTGCTGATTAATATCATACAGCAGCGAAGACAAATCATAGCGACCAAGATAAAGGAGGGGAAG TCTGTGAGGCTGAGGAAGCTCGCCCAGCAGATAGCCAGCTGTAAACAGTGCATCGAGAGGTCCTCGTCCCTCATCACTCAGGCTGACCAAACTCTCAAGGAGACCGACCACACTCGCTTCCTTCAGACGGCTAAAAGTATCTGCGAGAG AGTCTCTATGGCAACAGCGTCCTCCCAAATCCTGTTACCAGAAATAAACCTGAATGACACCTTTGACACTTTTGCTTTGGACTTCACAAGAGAGAAGAAAATGCTAGAAAGCTTGGATTACCTCACTG CACCAAATCCCCCAGTAATCCGCGAGGAGTTATGCACGGCTTCGTATGACACGATCACAGTTCACTGGACATCAGACGATGAATTCTCTGTTGTATCATATGAACTTCAGTACGCCATCTTCACCAGCCAATCTAATGTTGTCA GCTTGTGTAACTCCGCTGACAGCTGGATGATAGTACCAAACATCAAACAAAATCACTACACTGTGCACGGACTCCAGTGTGGCACCAAGTACATTTTCATAGTGAAGGCCATAAACCAGGCTGGAAACCGCAGCAGTGAACCGGGGAAACTGAAAACCAACA GTCAGCCATTCAAATTGGACCCGAAGTCTGCTCACCGAAAGCTGAGGGTGTCCCACGACAACCTGACAGTAGAGAGGGACGAGACTTCGTCCAAGAAGAGCCACAGCCAGGACCGCTTCTCCAGTCACAGCAGCTACGGTGTCACAGGAAATGTCTACATTGACAGCGGCCGCCATTACTGGGAGGCTCTGATAGGAGGGAGCACatg GTTCGCAGTGGGCATTGCTTACAAGTCGGCACCAAAGCACGAGTGGGTTGGCAAAAACTCGGCCTCCTGGGTACTGTCTCGCTGCAACAACTCCTGGGTGGTGCGTCACAACAGCAAGGAGATGCCCATCGAGCCTTCGCCCCACCTGCGGCGTCTCGGGGTGTTGTTGGACTATGACACTGGGTCTCTGTCTTTCTACGACGCCGTTGGATCGCAGCACTTGTACACGTTTGACATTGCCTTTGCGCAGCCAGTGTGCCCTGTGTTCAACGTGTGGAACAGGTGTTTAACAATCCTCAGTGGACTGCCGATCCCCGATCACTTAGAGGGAACAGACTACaacaactga
- the mid1 gene encoding E3 ubiquitin-protein ligase Midline-1 isoform X2 — protein METLESELTCPICLELFEDPLLLPCAHSLCFNCAHRILVSHCTPSEPIQSISAFQCPTCRYVITLNQRGLEGLKRNVTLQNIIDRYQKASLSGPNSPNETRRERAVPDSRAMTSPSDRVQCQFCEQDPPQDAVKTCVTCEVSYCEECLKATHPNKKPFTGHRLIEPLLDSHLRGLMCLEHEDEKVNMYCVTDEQLICALCKLVGRHRDHQVAALGDRYDKLKQALDSNLSNLIKRTSELESLMGKLIQTCQHVEVNASRQENKLLEECDLLINIIQQRRQIIATKIKEGKSVRLRKLAQQIASCKQCIERSSSLITQADQTLKETDHTRFLQTAKSICERVSMATASSQILLPEINLNDTFDTFALDFTREKKMLESLDYLTAPNPPVIREELCTASYDTITVHWTSDDEFSVVSYELQYAIFTSQSNVVSLCNSADSWMIVPNIKQNHYTVHGLQCGTKYIFIVKAINQAGNRSSEPGKLKTNSQPFKLDPKSAHRKLRVSHDNLTVERDETSSKKSHSQDRFSSHSSYGVTGNVYIDSGRHYWEALIGGSTWFAVGIAYKSAPKHEWVGKNSASWVLSRCNNSWVVRHNSKEMPIEPSPHLRRLGVLLDYDTGSLSFYDAVGSQHLYTFDIAFAQPVCPVFNVWNRCLTILSGLPIPDHLEGTDYNN, from the exons ATGGAAACACTGGAGTCGGAGCTGACCTGCCCAATCTGTCTGGAGCTTTTTGAGGACCCGCTGCTCTTGCCCTGCGCTCACAGTCTTTGTTTCAACTGTGCCCACCGAATCCTGGTCTCCCACTGCACCCCCAGCGAGCCAATTCAGTCCATCAGCGCCTTTCAGTGCCCGACCTGCCGCTATGTCATCACCCTCAACCAGAGGGGCCTAGAGGGACTCAAACGCAACGTAACCCTGCAGAACATCATTGATCGCTACCAGAAGGCTTCCTTAAGTGGACCTAACTCCCCAAACGAGACCCGGCGTGAGAGAGCCGTCCCCGACAGCAGAGCCATGACATCTCCCAGTGACCGGGTGCAGTGTCAGTTCTGCGAGCAGGACCCTCCGCAGGACGCCGTGAAGACCTGCGTAACCTGCGAGGTGTCGTACTGCGAGGAGTGTCTCAAGGCCACCCATCCCAACAAGAAGCCCTTCACGGGCCACCGTCTAATCGAGCCCTTGCTGGACTCCCATCTGCGAGGGCTTATGTGTCTGGAGCACGAGGATGAGAAGGTCAACATGTACTGCGTGACAGATGAACAGTTGATCTGTGCATTGTGTAAGCTGGTCGGCCGACACCGAGACCACCAAGTAGCAGCCCTCGGCGACCGATACGACAAGCTCAAG caagCCTTGGATTCCAACCTCAGCAATCTAATCAAGAGGACCAGTGAGTTGGAAAGTCTGATGGGCAAACTTATCCAAACCTGCCAACACGTGGAG GTAAATGCATCGCGGCAGGAAAACAAGCTGCTAGAAGAGTGTGACCTGCTGATTAATATCATACAGCAGCGAAGACAAATCATAGCGACCAAGATAAAGGAGGGGAAG TCTGTGAGGCTGAGGAAGCTCGCCCAGCAGATAGCCAGCTGTAAACAGTGCATCGAGAGGTCCTCGTCCCTCATCACTCAGGCTGACCAAACTCTCAAGGAGACCGACCACACTCGCTTCCTTCAGACGGCTAAAAGTATCTGCGAGAG AGTCTCTATGGCAACAGCGTCCTCCCAAATCCTGTTACCAGAAATAAACCTGAATGACACCTTTGACACTTTTGCTTTGGACTTCACAAGAGAGAAGAAAATGCTAGAAAGCTTGGATTACCTCACTG CACCAAATCCCCCAGTAATCCGCGAGGAGTTATGCACGGCTTCGTATGACACGATCACAGTTCACTGGACATCAGACGATGAATTCTCTGTTGTATCATATGAACTTCAGTACGCCATCTTCACCAGCCAATCTAATGTTGTCA GCTTGTGTAACTCCGCTGACAGCTGGATGATAGTACCAAACATCAAACAAAATCACTACACTGTGCACGGACTCCAGTGTGGCACCAAGTACATTTTCATAGTGAAGGCCATAAACCAGGCTGGAAACCGCAGCAGTGAACCGGGGAAACTGAAAACCAACA GTCAGCCATTCAAATTGGACCCGAAGTCTGCTCACCGAAAGCTGAGGGTGTCCCACGACAACCTGACAGTAGAGAGGGACGAGACTTCGTCCAAGAAGAGCCACAGCCAGGACCGCTTCTCCAGTCACAGCAGCTACGGTGTCACAGGAAATGTCTACATTGACAGCGGCCGCCATTACTGGGAGGCTCTGATAGGAGGGAGCACatg GTTCGCAGTGGGCATTGCTTACAAGTCGGCACCAAAGCACGAGTGGGTTGGCAAAAACTCGGCCTCCTGGGTACTGTCTCGCTGCAACAACTCCTGGGTGGTGCGTCACAACAGCAAGGAGATGCCCATCGAGCCTTCGCCCCACCTGCGGCGTCTCGGGGTGTTGTTGGACTATGACACTGGGTCTCTGTCTTTCTACGACGCCGTTGGATCGCAGCACTTGTACACGTTTGACATTGCCTTTGCGCAGCCAGTGTGCCCTGTGTTCAACGTGTGGAACAGGTGTTTAACAATCCTCAGTGGACTGCCGATCCCCGATCACTTAGAGGGAACAGACTACaacaactga